One Tamlana carrageenivorans genomic region harbors:
- a CDS encoding OmpA family protein, whose translation MKKTLAFLLCILFLLLAWFSWGWYKDTVVCCAEPEPVVEYGPLIFDCNTGAVITNEKWPAKKQEILDAQVAGKKLLLVGPYFTGEEEQAGFDRAEKVKALFTELPAEDIEIDVRAASDCEATKVKMLHELKYKWVTRNDNVMEHLEKTLVFYKYDSAEEVSNESILAYFQELATFLKDSGDHIKLVGHTDSDGPLQYNEDLGLKRANEYKSHLVSLGVEADKITVESKGETMPLKPNDSPENKRLNRRVEVHITK comes from the coding sequence ATGAAAAAAACATTAGCTTTCTTACTATGTATTCTTTTTCTGCTCTTGGCTTGGTTTAGCTGGGGTTGGTATAAAGATACAGTCGTGTGTTGTGCCGAACCCGAACCGGTAGTCGAATACGGGCCTTTAATTTTTGATTGTAATACAGGTGCTGTTATTACCAATGAAAAATGGCCAGCAAAAAAACAAGAAATTTTGGATGCTCAAGTTGCAGGTAAAAAATTACTTTTAGTAGGTCCTTATTTTACAGGTGAAGAAGAGCAAGCAGGATTTGATCGTGCAGAAAAAGTAAAAGCCTTATTTACCGAATTACCGGCAGAGGATATTGAAATAGACGTACGAGCAGCTAGCGATTGTGAAGCTACTAAAGTGAAAATGCTGCACGAACTTAAATACAAATGGGTAACTCGAAATGATAACGTAATGGAGCATTTAGAAAAAACCTTAGTGTTTTATAAATACGATTCGGCCGAGGAAGTTTCTAACGAAAGTATTTTAGCTTATTTCCAAGAATTGGCAACTTTCTTAAAAGATTCTGGAGATCATATTAAATTAGTAGGACATACCGATAGTGATGGCCCTCTACAGTATAATGAGGATTTAGGACTTAAGCGCGCTAACGAATATAAATCACACTTAGTGAGTTTAGGTGTTGAAGCAGATAAAATTACCGTAGAGTCTAAAGGCGAAACCATGCCGCTAAAGCCTAACGATTCTCCAGAAAATAAACGACTTAATCGACGTGTAGAAGTGCACATCACCAAATAA
- a CDS encoding acetate uptake transporter, whose amino-acid sequence MENNKTQLIDATANPAPLGLLAFGMTTVLLNLHNIGLFKIDAIILGMGIFYGGLAQVIAGIMEWKKGNTFATTAFTSYGFFWLSFAALVLLPKTGLTTAPENASLVSYLVMWGIFTGALFVGTLKISKALQFVFASLTILFFLLALGDYTHNDTIGFIAGSVGIICGFSAIYTGMAQVINELYKKVILPIGPIG is encoded by the coding sequence ATGGAAAATAATAAAACACAATTAATCGACGCTACTGCAAACCCTGCTCCATTGGGATTGTTAGCATTTGGCATGACTACAGTATTATTAAATTTACATAATATTGGTCTGTTTAAAATAGATGCCATAATATTAGGTATGGGTATTTTTTATGGTGGTTTAGCCCAAGTGATTGCGGGGATTATGGAATGGAAAAAAGGAAATACTTTCGCGACTACCGCCTTTACGTCTTACGGTTTTTTCTGGCTAAGTTTTGCTGCTTTAGTGCTTTTACCTAAAACGGGACTAACAACAGCTCCAGAAAATGCCTCGTTAGTATCTTATTTAGTCATGTGGGGGATTTTCACAGGAGCTTTATTTGTAGGGACTTTAAAAATAAGTAAAGCGCTACAGTTTGTATTTGCCTCTTTAACCATTTTATTCTTTTTACTAGCTTTAGGCGATTATACGCATAACGACACTATTGGTTTTATTGCCGGTTCTGTTGGTATCATCTGTGGATTTTCGGCAATTTATACTGGCATGGCGCAAGTTATAAATGAATTATATAAAAAAGTGATACTACCTATTGGGCCTATCGGTTAG
- a CDS encoding bile acid:sodium symporter family protein — translation MKIDRFVLAIITTIIAAYFFPQLGSSSSPVPLDTIGTIGVSLIFFFYGLKLSPDKIKSGLKNWKLHLVVQASTFLLFPLIILAAKPFIYSDEAESLWLSFLFLGALPSTVSSSVVMVSIAKGNVPAAIFNASISGLIGIMITPLWMELFIPPSTADFDLTEIYTKLIITIIAPVFLGILLQRFGRHFAAKYKNQLTSFDKLVILLIIYKSFVHSFEDHIFSSMSFIDLLIMAGLLILLFYAVYFFIGLISKVLKFNREDQITAQFCGTKKSLVHGTVFAEILFPATFPVGLILLPLMLFHALQIFIISVVASRLGRGYEEL, via the coding sequence ATGAAAATTGATCGTTTTGTATTGGCTATAATAACTACAATTATAGCCGCTTATTTTTTTCCACAATTAGGAAGTTCTTCAAGCCCTGTGCCCTTGGACACCATAGGAACTATTGGTGTTTCTCTAATTTTCTTTTTTTACGGATTGAAATTAAGTCCGGATAAAATTAAATCTGGTTTAAAAAATTGGAAGCTTCACCTGGTAGTACAAGCTTCTACATTTTTACTATTTCCCTTAATTATTCTCGCGGCAAAACCATTTATTTATTCTGATGAAGCAGAAAGCTTATGGCTCTCGTTTCTTTTTCTAGGGGCTTTACCCTCTACGGTATCATCGTCGGTCGTTATGGTTTCTATTGCTAAAGGCAATGTGCCAGCAGCTATTTTTAACGCCAGTATTTCGGGACTTATAGGTATTATGATTACACCGCTATGGATGGAGCTTTTTATTCCTCCAAGTACGGCAGATTTCGATTTAACAGAAATTTACACCAAATTAATTATCACCATCATTGCCCCTGTTTTTTTGGGCATCCTTTTACAGCGTTTTGGAAGACATTTTGCAGCAAAATACAAGAACCAATTAACCTCCTTCGATAAGCTTGTTATACTTTTAATTATTTATAAGAGCTTTGTACACTCTTTTGAAGACCACATTTTTAGCAGTATGAGCTTCATTGATTTGTTAATTATGGCTGGGCTGCTTATTTTACTTTTTTATGCCGTATATTTCTTTATTGGATTAATATCTAAAGTTTTAAAATTTAATAGAGAAGATCAAATTACAGCACAGTTTTGCGGCACAAAAAAATCGCTAGTTCATGGTACTGTTTTCGCAGAGATATTATTCCCAGCAACTTTTCCCGTAGGCTTGATTTTATTACCACTGATGCTTTTCCATGCTTTGCAGATTTTTATTATAAGTGTTGTGGCTTCGCGGTTGGGGAGGGGTTATGAGGAGTTATGA
- a CDS encoding ribonuclease HII: protein MRFFCIPLFFTILLSCTNANTKRSELLDFAPENTAVIIKTQELNRVKSGITNNDFLNKISKTTAFTGLEQQLENISYLKPQGETLICLSKDNLDSLHYSVITKYHKALFTTDSIPSYFEESLAYKKKTITKSTINDATFYSAVIDSTFFASSSKALVEAVFENAPKDEGLIKIYRTTAQDKTLSLIIKPESTFLKSLFIQDSIPFNDFSEYLALDIDLNQNNILFNGISKANDSTQSLINIFKGTVPQINQIQHIAPSNCDGFLSTTFDNFKTFEKNMAVFKRRDSIINESALFNDVIEIGSIYEDDKRAIVLNSIDVIATNDALLGEQTITDQYREINIYDFSRPELFKQMFSPIITFSQATKYCVLDQFFVFANDTELLQNIISNYQNKTTLAEKDFYKNSQIAISDAASILLFNNGATLKSIIDRNFGGSENFDISQYNATMIQFIYDNNFAHVNGIIQKNKTKVSDQSISEELNIKLDAPLLNAPQFVKNHITNQQEIVVQDINNNLYLISNGGKILWKKQLQGPVLGRIEQIDMYKNGRLQLAFATPHRVYVLDRNGKEVKPFALKFKDKITQPLAVFDYDKRKNYRLLVTQGKNLIMYDSKGKFVKGFSFNSAKSDIICKPEHFRISSKDYIVFKTKTNLHILNRTGKTRVKTQDFHSFSDEPVFLYNGNFTSTSVDGHLISTDTKGGMSTQNLNLSENHGLQTTSKTLVAQSENKLTIKDKTTELDFGQYTKPSLFYINNKIYVSTTDIQAHKVYLFDSQSQLLPNFPVYGNGPIALEQIDKDNKLEFVTKGDENSIIMYQIN, encoded by the coding sequence CTAATACTAAACGTTCTGAACTGCTAGATTTTGCCCCTGAAAACACGGCTGTTATTATTAAAACCCAAGAATTAAACAGAGTGAAAAGTGGTATTACGAACAATGATTTTCTTAATAAAATTTCTAAAACTACTGCTTTTACCGGTTTAGAACAGCAACTAGAAAATATTTCTTATTTAAAACCTCAAGGTGAAACTTTAATTTGTCTTTCTAAAGATAATCTTGACAGCCTGCACTATTCGGTTATAACCAAGTACCATAAAGCTTTATTTACAACAGATTCTATTCCTAGTTATTTTGAAGAGTCTCTTGCTTATAAAAAGAAAACCATTACAAAATCGACTATTAATGATGCTACTTTTTACAGTGCTGTTATTGACAGTACATTTTTCGCATCATCTTCAAAAGCACTCGTTGAAGCTGTTTTTGAAAACGCCCCAAAAGATGAAGGGCTAATAAAAATATACCGTACAACTGCCCAAGATAAAACGCTCTCACTTATTATTAAGCCCGAAAGCACTTTTCTTAAATCCCTATTTATACAGGACTCGATTCCTTTTAATGATTTCTCAGAGTATTTAGCCCTGGATATCGATCTTAATCAGAATAACATTTTATTTAACGGCATTTCAAAAGCCAACGATTCGACTCAAAGTTTAATCAATATATTTAAAGGAACCGTACCGCAAATAAATCAAATTCAACATATAGCGCCATCAAATTGTGATGGGTTTTTAAGTACGACCTTTGATAATTTCAAAACTTTTGAAAAAAACATGGCAGTATTTAAACGTCGAGATTCTATAATTAACGAGTCTGCTTTATTTAATGATGTTATTGAAATAGGCTCAATTTATGAAGACGACAAGCGTGCTATTGTTTTAAACTCTATAGATGTTATTGCCACCAATGATGCGCTTTTAGGAGAGCAAACTATTACAGACCAGTATAGAGAAATAAACATTTACGATTTTAGTCGACCAGAATTATTCAAACAGATGTTTTCTCCAATAATTACTTTTAGCCAAGCGACGAAGTATTGTGTTTTAGATCAGTTTTTTGTGTTTGCTAACGATACCGAGTTGCTTCAAAATATCATATCGAATTATCAAAATAAAACCACGCTTGCCGAAAAAGACTTTTACAAAAACAGCCAGATAGCTATAAGTGATGCGGCTTCCATACTGCTATTTAATAATGGAGCGACTTTAAAATCTATTATAGATCGTAATTTTGGAGGTAGCGAAAATTTTGATATTTCTCAGTATAATGCTACTATGATTCAATTTATTTACGACAATAATTTTGCTCATGTTAATGGCATTATTCAGAAAAATAAAACGAAGGTATCCGATCAATCCATTTCAGAAGAACTTAATATTAAGCTTGATGCCCCTTTATTAAATGCCCCACAGTTTGTAAAAAACCACATTACCAATCAACAGGAAATTGTAGTTCAGGACATTAACAACAACTTGTATTTAATATCTAATGGCGGAAAAATACTCTGGAAAAAACAACTTCAAGGTCCTGTTCTAGGTCGTATCGAACAAATTGACATGTATAAAAACGGCAGACTACAACTTGCTTTCGCCACACCTCATCGGGTATATGTTTTAGACCGTAACGGAAAAGAAGTTAAACCGTTTGCTTTAAAATTTAAAGATAAAATCACCCAGCCCTTGGCTGTTTTCGATTATGATAAACGCAAAAACTACCGCCTATTAGTTACACAAGGCAAAAACCTGATTATGTATGATAGCAAAGGGAAGTTTGTGAAAGGTTTTTCTTTTAATTCGGCCAAAAGCGACATTATATGCAAACCAGAACACTTTAGAATTTCTAGTAAGGATTATATTGTTTTCAAAACAAAAACCAACCTACATATTTTAAACCGAACCGGTAAAACCCGCGTAAAAACACAAGATTTCCATAGTTTTTCAGATGAACCTGTGTTTTTATATAACGGCAACTTTACAAGTACTTCGGTCGATGGTCATTTGATTTCTACAGATACCAAAGGCGGTATGTCCACACAAAACTTAAACCTTTCTGAAAATCATGGTTTACAAACCACAAGTAAAACATTAGTCGCTCAAAGTGAAAACAAACTTACCATAAAAGACAAAACTACCGAGTTAGATTTCGGACAATACACCAAGCCAAGTTTGTTTTACATAAACAATAAAATATATGTATCGACTACCGATATACAGGCTCATAAAGTATATCTTTTTGATAGTCAATCCCAGCTTTTACCTAATTTCCCAGTTTACGGTAATGGCCCCATAGCATTAGAGCAAATCGACAAAGACAACAAACTGGAATTTGTAACTAAAGGTGATGAAAATTCCATCATTATGTATCAAATTAATTAA
- the lysS gene encoding lysine--tRNA ligase yields the protein MAQLSEQELVRREKLVKLRELGINPYPADLYPVNHTSREVKNDFEVGKSVTIAGRLMMIKVQGKASFAQLQDSEGKIQVYFNRDEICPGEDKTKYNEVFKKLLDFGDFIGVEGKLFTTKVGEKSVRVKDFTLLSKALKPLPLPKEKDGVVYDAFTDPEQRYRQRYADLVVNPHVKDVFIKRTKLFNAMREFFNSAGYFEVETPVLQPIPGGAAARPFMTHHNALDVPLYMRIANELYLKRLIVGGFEGVYEFSKNFRNEGMDRTHNPEFTAMEIYVAYKDYNWMMSFCERLLEYCAIAVNGKTKVKFGEHEIDFKAPYARVTMADSIKHFTGFDITGKTEEEIRQAAKDLGVEVDETMGKGKLIDEIFGEKCEGNYIQPTYITDYPKEMSPLCKEHRENPELTERFELMVCGKEIANAYSELNDPIDQRERFEHQLKLAEKGDDEATEFIDHDFLRALEYGMPPTSGMGIGMDRLIMFLTNNQSIQEVLFFPQMRPEKKAVALSDEGKAVLDLLKKAEKIALTDLKTQSGLSNKKWDKTIKELTKNKLAKVENTNDGLFVELL from the coding sequence ATGGCACAATTATCTGAACAAGAGCTTGTAAGAAGAGAGAAATTAGTAAAACTGCGTGAGTTAGGAATTAATCCTTATCCAGCAGATTTATATCCTGTAAATCATACTTCTAGAGAAGTTAAAAACGATTTTGAAGTAGGCAAATCTGTTACCATTGCAGGGCGTTTAATGATGATAAAGGTGCAAGGAAAGGCTAGTTTTGCACAGTTACAAGATTCTGAGGGTAAAATACAAGTCTATTTTAACCGTGATGAAATTTGTCCTGGGGAAGACAAAACTAAATACAACGAAGTTTTTAAAAAGCTTTTAGATTTTGGCGATTTTATAGGTGTTGAAGGTAAATTATTTACTACGAAAGTTGGCGAAAAATCGGTTCGTGTTAAAGATTTCACCTTATTAAGTAAAGCCTTAAAACCGCTTCCGTTGCCAAAAGAAAAAGACGGAGTTGTATATGATGCTTTTACCGATCCAGAACAACGTTACAGACAACGTTATGCCGATTTAGTTGTAAACCCACACGTTAAAGACGTATTTATTAAACGTACTAAACTTTTTAATGCGATGCGTGAATTTTTTAATTCTGCTGGTTATTTTGAAGTTGAAACACCAGTTTTACAACCTATTCCTGGTGGTGCTGCTGCACGCCCATTTATGACGCATCATAACGCCTTGGATGTACCTTTATACATGCGAATTGCTAACGAACTTTATTTAAAAAGATTGATTGTTGGGGGGTTTGAAGGGGTTTACGAGTTTTCTAAAAACTTTAGAAACGAAGGAATGGACCGTACGCATAATCCTGAATTTACCGCTATGGAAATTTATGTAGCTTATAAAGACTACAACTGGATGATGAGTTTCTGTGAACGCCTACTTGAATACTGTGCAATAGCCGTTAACGGGAAGACAAAAGTGAAATTTGGTGAGCATGAAATCGATTTTAAAGCACCATACGCTAGAGTGACTATGGCCGATTCTATTAAACACTTTACAGGGTTTGATATTACTGGAAAAACTGAAGAAGAAATAAGGCAAGCTGCCAAAGATCTAGGTGTTGAAGTTGACGAAACCATGGGTAAAGGCAAACTGATTGATGAAATTTTTGGAGAGAAATGTGAAGGCAATTACATTCAACCGACTTATATTACAGACTATCCAAAAGAAATGAGTCCGTTATGTAAAGAACATAGAGAAAATCCTGAATTAACCGAGCGTTTTGAACTTATGGTTTGTGGTAAAGAAATTGCAAATGCATATTCTGAACTTAACGACCCAATAGACCAACGCGAACGTTTTGAACACCAATTAAAACTTGCTGAAAAGGGTGATGATGAAGCTACCGAATTTATAGACCACGACTTTTTACGTGCTTTAGAGTACGGTATGCCGCCTACATCGGGTATGGGAATTGGTATGGATCGACTAATTATGTTTTTAACAAACAACCAATCCATTCAAGAAGTTTTATTCTTCCCACAAATGCGACCAGAGAAAAAAGCGGTTGCTTTAAGTGATGAAGGCAAAGCTGTTTTAGATCTTTTAAAGAAAGCTGAAAAAATAGCGTTAACAGATTTAAAAACACAGTCTGGTTTATCGAATAAGAAATGGGATAAAACCATTAAGGAATTAACAAAAAACAAATTGGCTAAGGTTGAAAATACCAATGACGGCTTGTTTGTGGAACTACTTTAA
- a CDS encoding nucleoid-associated protein, which produces MISRKNASISQFIIHKVGNKFNDTKNAFSEKTVDFDEASYELMLPFLLKPFGSVVQSYRFNHHSNISLNEINSYAAQLFNDEEAFIDVSKHIVTHLYEQSNSSQIKTGDVLVVMFEGIEFQDITTNAVGIFKIESKVNFFQTYLEDNSYDVLVQKGISSRKVDKGCLILNQSDGEGNIILSVDNNSYDAQYWINHFLNIKYADDANNHTQQYIELCKEFSTEIIQTSYGAQEKNSFLAKTIDFFKENEVVNVERFKEELFEEDKHKQQFDDYKKEFEGAQNLIIRNQFDVAEAVVTKAKRKIKTDIKLDTNIQIKLDIDAPDSSAEYLERGYDEEKKMHYYKVFFNAED; this is translated from the coding sequence ATGATTTCTAGAAAAAACGCTTCAATTTCTCAATTTATAATTCATAAAGTTGGTAACAAATTCAACGATACTAAAAATGCTTTTTCCGAGAAAACCGTAGATTTCGATGAAGCTAGCTACGAACTCATGCTCCCTTTTTTGTTAAAACCATTTGGCAGCGTGGTGCAGAGTTACCGTTTTAATCATCATTCTAATATTTCATTAAATGAAATTAACAGTTATGCGGCACAATTATTTAATGATGAAGAAGCCTTTATTGATGTTTCAAAACATATTGTTACGCATTTGTATGAACAATCAAATTCTTCACAAATTAAAACGGGTGATGTTTTAGTGGTGATGTTTGAAGGCATCGAATTTCAAGATATCACGACCAATGCTGTAGGTATATTTAAAATTGAAAGTAAAGTGAATTTCTTTCAAACCTATTTAGAAGACAACAGCTACGATGTATTAGTACAAAAAGGTATCAGTTCTAGAAAGGTTGATAAAGGTTGCTTGATTTTAAACCAAAGTGATGGTGAAGGCAATATCATTCTAAGTGTGGACAATAACAGTTATGATGCACAGTACTGGATTAACCACTTCCTTAATATTAAATACGCCGACGATGCCAACAACCACACCCAGCAATATATTGAGCTTTGCAAAGAATTTTCGACAGAAATTATTCAAACCAGTTATGGTGCTCAAGAAAAAAACAGCTTTTTAGCTAAAACTATCGATTTCTTTAAAGAGAATGAAGTGGTGAATGTAGAACGTTTTAAAGAAGAGCTTTTTGAAGAAGACAAACACAAACAACAGTTTGATGATTACAAAAAAGAGTTTGAAGGTGCCCAAAACCTCATCATTAGAAATCAGTTTGATGTCGCTGAAGCCGTTGTAACCAAAGCAAAGCGCAAGATTAAAACCGATATTAAGTTGGATACCAATATTCAAATAAAACTGGATATTGATGCACCTGATTCTTCGGCAGAATATTTAGAACGTGGCTACGACGAGGAGAAAAAAATGCATTACTACAAAGTGTTTTTTAATGCCGAGGACTAA
- the lipB gene encoding lipoyl(octanoyl) transferase LipB, whose amino-acid sequence MNKEVKVQELGVKDYKETWDYQEAIFKEIVDLKIKNRREDTALATPNYLLFVEHPHVYTLGKSGVMSNLLLSEAQLTEKGAAFYKINRGGDITYHGPGQIVGYPILDLENFFTDIHKYLRLLEEMIILTLADYGLKSERSPGETGVWLDVGTPFARKICAMGVRASRWVTMHGFALNVNADLGYFDNIIPCGIRGKAVTSLNVELGISKVDEAEVKEKLLKHFKTLFEAKLITL is encoded by the coding sequence GTGAATAAAGAAGTTAAAGTTCAAGAATTAGGTGTTAAAGATTACAAGGAAACTTGGGATTATCAAGAAGCTATTTTTAAGGAGATTGTCGATTTAAAAATTAAAAATAGAAGAGAAGATACCGCCTTAGCTACGCCCAATTATTTACTGTTTGTAGAACATCCTCATGTGTACACTCTAGGAAAGAGCGGCGTCATGTCTAACTTACTTTTAAGTGAAGCACAACTTACCGAAAAAGGCGCTGCTTTTTATAAAATAAATAGAGGTGGCGATATTACTTATCATGGTCCCGGACAAATTGTAGGCTATCCCATTTTAGATTTAGAAAACTTTTTTACCGATATCCATAAGTATCTACGTTTGTTAGAGGAAATGATTATTCTAACGCTGGCCGATTACGGACTTAAATCTGAACGTAGTCCAGGGGAAACGGGTGTGTGGCTAGATGTAGGCACACCATTTGCACGTAAAATATGTGCCATGGGTGTGCGTGCCAGTCGTTGGGTTACCATGCATGGTTTTGCTTTAAACGTTAATGCCGATTTAGGGTATTTTGATAATATCATTCCCTGTGGAATTAGAGGAAAAGCCGTAACCTCTTTAAACGTAGAGTTAGGAATATCTAAAGTAGACGAAGCCGAAGTAAAGGAAAAACTACTTAAACATTTTAAAACCCTATTCGAGGCCAAGCTAATAACACTCTAA
- a CDS encoding alpha-amylase family glycosyl hydrolase: MFKLGSLFILGMLFVGCQNQQEKLKESETVPFDWDAATIYFMLTDRFNNADTTNDVNFNRNKETGVLRGFEGGDIKGVIEKIEAGYFTKLGVNAIWMTPIVEQIHGGTDEGTGVTYGYHGYWTKDWTNLDPNFGTKADLKHLVEVAHKNGIRIILDAVINHTGPVTEDDSVWPDDWVRTGPACDYHNFESTVTCTLVENLPDIRTESNENVELPLPLVEKWKAERRYKQEIAELDAFFEKTGYPRAPRFYIMKWLADYVTEFGIDGYRVDTVKHTEAYVWKEFRKVLDAAFADFKTNNPEKVLDANGFYLVGEVYNYGISATKAFDFGDKKVNYFDKAFNQLINFEFKWDAQQLDYETMFSKYDALLHNDLKGYSVLNYLTSHDDGQPFDPKREKSFETATKLLLSQGAAQIYYGDESARVLHAEGAVGDANLRTFMNWEAVKSNPETQAVLAHWQKLGRFRAKHPSVGAGKHHMISQTPYVFSRKYAKEGVRDAVVVGLNLDKGHKTMAVSEVFLEGDLVRDFYSGKTSKVINGIVTINSKFDMILLESIGRH, encoded by the coding sequence ATGTTTAAACTAGGATCACTTTTTATTTTAGGAATGCTATTCGTAGGATGTCAAAATCAACAAGAAAAGTTAAAGGAATCTGAGACTGTGCCTTTTGATTGGGATGCAGCTACCATATATTTCATGCTTACCGATAGGTTTAATAATGCTGATACTACAAACGATGTTAATTTTAACCGTAATAAAGAAACCGGCGTTTTACGTGGTTTTGAAGGTGGCGATATTAAAGGTGTTATCGAAAAAATTGAAGCGGGCTATTTTACAAAACTGGGGGTGAATGCCATTTGGATGACGCCCATTGTAGAACAAATTCATGGCGGCACCGATGAAGGGACTGGGGTAACTTACGGTTATCATGGCTACTGGACTAAAGATTGGACCAACCTAGACCCTAATTTTGGAACCAAAGCCGATTTAAAACATCTTGTTGAGGTGGCGCATAAAAACGGCATCCGTATTATTTTAGATGCCGTAATAAATCATACAGGGCCAGTAACCGAAGATGATTCTGTTTGGCCAGACGATTGGGTGCGTACAGGGCCGGCTTGCGATTATCATAATTTCGAAAGTACCGTAACTTGTACGCTGGTTGAAAACTTACCCGATATTAGAACCGAAAGCAACGAAAATGTAGAACTTCCGTTGCCATTGGTGGAAAAATGGAAAGCTGAAAGACGTTACAAGCAAGAAATTGCCGAATTAGATGCCTTTTTTGAGAAAACAGGTTACCCCAGAGCGCCCCGTTTTTATATCATGAAATGGTTGGCCGATTATGTTACCGAATTTGGCATTGACGGTTACCGTGTAGATACCGTAAAACATACCGAAGCTTATGTGTGGAAAGAATTTAGAAAAGTTTTGGATGCCGCTTTCGCTGATTTTAAAACCAATAACCCAGAGAAAGTTTTAGATGCGAACGGTTTTTATTTAGTTGGCGAAGTTTATAACTACGGAATTAGCGCTACCAAAGCATTCGATTTTGGCGATAAAAAAGTAAATTATTTCGATAAGGCTTTCAATCAATTAATCAATTTTGAGTTTAAGTGGGATGCGCAACAATTGGATTATGAAACCATGTTTTCAAAATACGATGCATTGCTTCATAACGATTTAAAAGGTTATAGCGTATTAAACTATTTAACGTCACATGACGATGGGCAGCCATTCGATCCTAAACGAGAAAAATCTTTTGAAACGGCTACAAAACTATTATTATCACAAGGGGCGGCTCAAATATATTACGGCGACGAATCGGCTAGGGTTTTACATGCCGAAGGGGCAGTAGGCGATGCCAATTTACGAACGTTTATGAATTGGGAGGCTGTCAAATCAAATCCAGAAACACAAGCTGTTTTAGCGCATTGGCAAAAACTTGGGCGGTTTAGAGCAAAGCACCCGTCAGTAGGTGCAGGAAAGCATCATATGATTTCTCAAACACCTTATGTGTTTTCTAGAAAGTATGCCAAAGAAGGGGTTCGTGATGCGGTGGTAGTTGGTTTAAATCTAGATAAAGGACATAAAACTATGGCTGTTTCAGAGGTGTTTTTAGAAGGTGACCTGGTTCGCGATTTTTACTCAGGAAAGACATCAAAAGTGATAAATGGCATAGTTACTATAAATTCTAAGTTTGATATGATTCTGCTAGAATCTATAGGAAGGCATTAA
- a CDS encoding YqaE/Pmp3 family membrane protein, translating to MSFWRVLLAIICPPLAVMGKGCGSVLIVFLLWLCGWVPGVIAALVILNNPKYAN from the coding sequence ATGAGTTTTTGGAGAGTTTTACTGGCAATTATATGTCCGCCATTAGCCGTTATGGGCAAAGGTTGTGGCTCTGTATTAATCGTATTTTTATTATGGCTGTGCGGTTGGGTACCTGGTGTTATTGCTGCTTTGGTTATTTTAAACAATCCGAAGTACGCAAATTAA